Genomic segment of Colletotrichum destructivum chromosome 5, complete sequence:
cgcctACAAGGCCTTCCAGGCGGCAGGCGGCGCCATGGCCTGGAGGATCAACGCCCAGCACACGAGCGCCATGACGCAGCTCGCCATGAACTGGGGGCTAAGCATCGGCTCGTTGGTTCTCGCGCTGCCGACGGTGTTGGCGGTGACCAAGAGCACCAGCGTCACGGAAGAGGCTGGCGCCGAAACGCCCAGTGAGAagaccgaggagaagatggtCGAGGACTCATAAGCCTGGAACGGGTGTTGAAGTGAAAGTAATGTACGTCCGAAAGGACGTATCTTTATATACAAAGAGATATGTCTCTGATTCCCATGATCAGTGCAGAGCAGTTGTGATGGAAAAATGTATTACTTCTTAATGTCAAAAGCATCTTATCGCGAGTGTTGATACAAATCTGATCGACCTTGAGACGTAGGAATCTCTCGAATGCCTCCGGTAGCCATTATGTACGGCGTGGCTAGGACTCAAACTTCTAACTCAAGATAACATGTACGATTTCAGAAGTAGCGGCTGATGAACGTGGGCGACGCAATATCTCGCCATCAGTATTGGATTCTACACAGAGTGACGAAGCAATCTTCATGCTCTATTATCTTCTTTGGGGAGATGATGCCCCAATATCACCAATCGTTAGAATCAACACAACCCCTACCTTTCCATTGATTCAAGTTCTTACACAGAAACGTCTTCACCGGCtgcttcccccttccctccaaAGGTCTTTTAGCATACAAGTCAATAGGTGCAAAAGGAGGAGACCACCTCCCACCACTGCCTGTCGTGTCTGTACCACTCGGTGTTCCACTTAAAGATACTCCAAGACTGATGATCCGGAATGCTGTTTCCTATGTCCCAAGGTTTACCGACGTCGAAGTTGCAGCGAACAATCGACATGGGGTCGTCGTTGACAAGGTCTCTCATGGCTGCCGGGAAATCCTCATAGAAGTATCCATAATACCCCCTCATAGGTAACACCTCCCCCCCGCGCCGATCGAACCAGGATAGCACCGGAGGGTCACGACGCTCCTGTGATGCCGTCCACGCTAGCTGCCACGCAGCATGCCGCTGGACTGTCAACTGGAAGGCGTGGGAGAAGTGCTGCGAAACGGggccgctgccgtcgagcAGCAAGGAGAAAGACGCAGCGGGCATGCCGGCGGAGGGGAGAGCCCGGGCTTCCACCATCCATCTCGAGACACGGTCGGTCATTCTCAACATGAACTTTATGGGAGACTGTACTGTCTTTTTGGCCGGGAAGAAGTTTTGCCACTATTTCAACCGGCGTTGGATGCGAAGCTGGGGGTTCTCTTGGCAAAATGGAATGAGACCTCGTCCATGGCATTCCGGCAAAGCCACGGCTTCGTGATCCTCGTCCAGAACAACGTCGCGGAGCTGCATGCGTGAGGCGGTGGGCAAGGATCCCATAAAGTGGATTGCTACTGCGGCGCCCGAACAGCGTTGGATGCCGTCAAGAATGAACCGCCTCTCAATTGTCAACTCAGAAGTCTCGTGAAGACTTGAAAACAGTCTATCCACGTCGTCTTGGGACGGAATGACCCAGTGGTGAATTGGGCATGTTGGTGTACGAAGAGCGCTTCTGTGAGCGAGCGGCAGGATATCCAGTGCGTCCGGGTTGCAGAGCGACAGGGCCTGGAGTGTGTCCCTGCAGAACTCGCGGTAAACCGACGGCACTTCGCCATTGGAATTCTGGCGACGGAAAGAACCGAAATAGCCTCGATCTGCCCTCAGGCGGTCGAGCAGAGGAGCGAACTGCGGTTATCGACGCTTCAGATCGTCATGTGCTTCTCTCGTGACGTGGCGCCCGGCAGAACGAAAGAGAGAGTCCTGCTCTTTTTCGAGATGGTGGACCACGAAACCGAAGTCGAAGGCGAGGACCCCGAGATCTTGTGAGGTGACTGTCTTAAATGTGATGGTGTTTGCGCGAAATGGGAGGCCTTTCGTTTCCATGGCTACCTGTCTGCAGGTGAAGATGAGATCGAGGTCGATGCGGCGACTGAAGACCCCTGACCTTCTCAACTTGCCCCTGAGGAACGATTGCGAATCGTAGACATAgccgccggcaacggcgaaGTAGTGCTCGTAGACCATGTCCCGCACCTCCCGAGGGAGGGAAAATAATCCaaaggaggaggccatcTCTTTGAGAAGATTCGGGAGCCGTGCAGGCCTCAGGATGTGTTTACAAAGAAGCGATCAAGTAAGCAGGCCGTTCTTGATGTGTCGGGGAGAGCGTTCCGGTCTTCTTATGTGTTGACGACTAGGTTTTGCTTGCTCGTAGGGCGATGGAGGCAGTTGTTTgatgaggggaggggttgaGCAAGGCTTTAGGTCGGAGCGAGACAGGAAGCCGATTTTGGAGGGTATTTGTGCGCTCTAGGTTGCCGTCACTGATAGAAAAAACCCCGGGTTATAAGCAACGATACCATTACCCGTAGCTGTCCTCAGTAGTAGggctttttcttctttttctccttcttttttttgtgATCGCTGCGCCTCTTAGCCAGATTGGCTATGAAAGTTCATGTGCACCATTCTCATGTAGAAGTCTATAGGACCATCTTTTGTTCGCCTATCTCAGGTAAGCGGTTTAAAAGTCTTGATGGTTTCCTAGGTCTTGAGAAAGTTTACTCGTTCAGCACAAGCCCCACGTCCACCATTGAGCGTCTTAAGATGGTACCCAATTCGCCAAGACAAGAATTCCGTACTATCAAGCGGCAACGTTGACTTCCTTACGCCGGATCACCACAATGCATTAATTCATCAACATCGTCTACTGTAATGGTTAAAGAGAAAAAGCCGCACATGTTGCTCACTGGGTTTCAATCCGATGTCGGCAGACCCCAGTAAATAAGTCGATCTGTTTGTTTCTGTCAGTTCGAAAATAATAAGGTATCATGTATCAAGAGAATCGCAGGAAAGTGAGAGACGCATTTTGCTCTCTCTATAGTACGGATTTAGTAAGCGCGCCGGTGCATTTGACGCGGAAAGTGTGGGGTCCGGGGACGGAAGTTTGAGACCCACCCAACGgaccggcaacggcggcacTCTTATCGATTGAGACGGGACTATTGCGTCGTCCCAAAATGGCTTAGTGAGGGGCATCCCCACCAAAAATTTCCTCTTAACCGACGGGGGTCTGGCGGGCGACACCACTGACAGTGACCGTCTCAcgctcgacgagcttgcctGAGACGACATTGTGCTTCTCAATATTTCGAACGTACCAGACCATCCCTCTCACACACaagcaaaaaagaaaaaaagaaaaagacagGACAAGAATCACAATGGGCAcgaagagagaaagagacgagGCCAAGCCGGCCGAGGATGTCAAGATGGCCGACGACAGCTCCGACGATGAGGTGAGATAGGTGGCGGCAAGACGCTCATCTTCCCGTACAACTCTACTCACACGGCCCAGGACTTTGatgtcgtcaacgtcgactTTGAATGGTTTAACTTTGACCCCGAGATCGACTTCCAGGGCACCAAGACGCTGCTGcgccagctgctcgacgTTGACTCGACGCTCTTCAACATCTCGGGCCTCGCGGACCTCATCCTGTCGCAGCCCACGATTGGATCgaccgtcaaggtcgacaGCAAGGAGAACGATGCGTACGCCCTCACGACGGTGCTCAACATCAAGGAGCACAGCCAGAAGCCCGAAATGGCGGAGCTCGCCAAGTACATCATCGACAAGGCGCAGACCAACGCCGCGCTCGCCCCGGTCCCGCAGGTTatcaacggcggcgcccaggTCGGCCTGGTCATCTCCGAGAGGCTCATCAACATGCCCTCCGAGATCGCGCCGCCAATGTACCGCATGCTgatcgacgaggtcgaggccgccgtcgaggacaaggagccCTACGAGTTCACGCACTACCTGATCCTCTCCAAGACGTACCAAGAGGTTGAGTCGACGCTCACTGAGACGGAGaggaagggcaagaaggccaaggccgacgccgctATGTGGCACTTTCaccccgaggacgaggtaTTTGTCAAGCACGCGACGGCGCACGGCTCGTTCCAGTTCACcaacgaggagaaggcggtgGCGGACAGCAAGCGCGCCTTCCAGGAAATGGGTGTGAAGTCGCATGGCTACCTGATCCTGATCGAGGCCAGCAAGTGGGAGGGCGCGGTCAAGGCGGTAGAGCAGTACCTGAGCCCGCCGCAATAGAATACCAATAACGAAGACATCATTTTTGAGCCGTTCTAGatttttgttctttttcttagTCTTTCtatttttgttttctttctttgttATGTGCCGTCATCTTTCCACAAGTCTACTCTATGGGCTCTAACCTCTGCATGAGGTACTCAACTTCGACTTCCTTGGTCAGGGGTATCACAAAGTCCTTGTACATGGcaacgacggcgtcggcgtcaatCTTGGCCTGGTTTTCGGGGCCGGCTCCGATGGAAGGGTCAGTGCCGTAGGTGAGGACCTTGAGGCGGAGGCGCTCAAGGACCTTCTtttcgacggcggcgttggtgatggcgtcggcgataCCGTCGcggtcctcggccttgatgagCCTGGTGTACTTTTCCGGGTCGGACTGAAACTTGGACTCGGCGACAAACTTTCCAAAGTGTATCCTGCGCGAAAGGGCCTGCAGGCAGGCGATGTCGcaggtggcggaggagccgTAGTTCTCCTGGGACTCACCGCGGTCCTCGCGGCCGAAATCGGGGCAGAGTGCGGGGAGGAGCTTGTCGACGTAGAAGTCCTTGATCTGGctgttgacgttgacgtcgTTGGGGTGCAGAATGCGCGGATAATGCAGAGGCTTGAGAATCTGCTTCTGAATGGCCTCGGGGAAGAAGGGGTACTCGTCGGGCGAGTCGTAGCGGCGGATGATGGACTGCAGCTTCTCCTGTTCGCGGAGGTACCAGTCCATGAAGCTCAGGTCGCTGTTGGGGATGTTGAGTGCACCGGGTACGTAGATGGTTTTGTTGTGCGCAAACTGGGCTCGCTCGATCAGGTGGAAGGTGATGGTGTCCTCCAGACGGCTATTTCGCGTTTTGTTGTCAGCAGGATGGTCGGCAAGTCAACGGACGactcgggggggggggggggggggggggactaACATCAACTGGTACCGGATGCGGGACAGGTCCAGGGCCTTGGAGGGGTCGGATAAGTCGATGAGAGAGTCCATTTCGTCGTCAATTGATTGGAAGCCTGATGGGTAATCGTA
This window contains:
- a CDS encoding Putative chorismate mutase, AroQ class, eukaryotic type, chorismate mutase type II superfamily; this encodes MRFSLQPEVQPPVSHQNNSIALVYDYPSGFQSIDDEMDSLIDLSDPSKALDLSRIRYQLIRLEDTITFHLIERAQFAHNKTIYVPGALNIPNSDLSFMDWYLREQEKLQSIIRRYDSPDEYPFFPEAIQKQILKPLHYPRILHPNDVNVNSQIKDFYVDKLLPALCPDFGREDRGESQENYGSSATCDIACLQALSRRIHFGKFVAESKFQSDPEKYTRLIKAEDRDGIADAITNAAVEKKVLERLRLKVLTYGTDPSIGAGPENQAKIDADAVVAMYKDFVIPLTKEVEVEYLMQRLEPIE
- a CDS encoding Putative BCP1 family protein translates to MGTKRERDEAKPAEDVKMADDSSDDEDFDVVNVDFEWFNFDPEIDFQGTKTLLRQLLDVDSTLFNISGLADLILSQPTIGSTVKVDSKENDAYALTTVLNIKEHSQKPEMAELAKYIIDKAQTNAALAPVPQVINGGAQVGLVISERLINMPSEIAPPMYRMLIDEVEAAVEDKEPYEFTHYLILSKTYQEVESTLTETERKGKKAKADAAMWHFHPEDEVFVKHATAHGSFQFTNEEKAVADSKRAFQEMGVKSHGYLILIEASKWEGAVKAVEQYLSPPQ